Part of the Bicyclus anynana chromosome 3, ilBicAnyn1.1, whole genome shotgun sequence genome is shown below.
GCAACACAAACGACGCGCAAACGACACTGGTGATTACCACTGCTAATCTACCTTCTCAACACGTTGCAAGTGAAGTGAAGCACTTACACAAAGTAATATTGCGGTTGAATACGTGAAGTGAGGGGCCTGAGGCGCGTTTCCCGAGTTATCGCACTGGAAAAACACGCCACATATTATCGCGTGCTACTCACTATCAGCTGTGAGCGATGCGGCGCGCGGTCGCCAACACGGTTAGTCATTTTGTTTACGCGAATACCACCTCTATGGCGTCACTCGAAGTGCTATAATCGGATATGCACATTTAACAGCTGACCCAAACTACGTCAATCATCCTCGACTATTCATATTGCCAAGTTGGTTTTTCGGAGAGCAGCTATTTATCAATTTCCATTTACGTATCTTTTAACTGCTCGGAAAACACACTAATAACATATTTCTAATATGTACCTAACTCACAAATTCATTTATGTTTTATACAgcattcttttttaaaataagtaaccTATGTATATAGTAGATTATACTAGATACTTACTCGTAGCTAAAAAATTACACTACCTACATCACAACCataaataaacttatataaaaaataaattactaccTCATTTAAatcgaaataataaattacaccaTTATTACAAGATTATGCGTTTCTTAAATTCTGAATAGTCAAGATTTAGTTTTACACATAATAGTTATGTTCCAACTCAGTGCGTTTTATCTTGGACTGCGaaatcgtcacttaccatcagatgagaccGCAGTCATGCGTTACCTTGTCCTCGTacagaaaaacataaaaacaatctAGGTCGCTGTGATGCTGGGAGTATTGCAACGAATCTTATCACAGAATcaagcaaaaactgaaaaattgttaaatattcCTAAAATCATAACGAGTATAATctaagctcagaccaattaccttctaaaggacctgcctcgcttgagGTTACTCTTTCAAagctatatgatcatgatctaacgtattcatacaaactgcgtctaaaGAATctatgtttcattgtgttaaacacgtgcttaaaatttatagttgtgtgtagtgtaaggatagtggtgttgaatattttccatgtgtgagtttacctcgttccCCTCAAAAAGCGacggacaattttgttggtgaatttgagagATACAAGTCCAATTGAagttaattggtctgagaatctAACGATACATATACCAACATAGTGGACAGAGATGGACCgcatttacatatttatgaatattactTCGGCGTTACATTGAAGGTAGCCTCTAAACGCCTCAACCATTACCTCGATTCGACATTGGACGCAGGTTATAAACCGGTAGATAGGCCACGGTTACCCTTCGCCGGGCACCGCAGATGgcataatatatacctacttattataaatttaaataaacttaccACTCTTTTGCGTTATTCAAAAATCAGGGCATATATTTCTCAAGTAAAAATGTGATCGAAGTAAGCAGTTTAACAATAGTGCCAACGCACAAACTTTGATCATGGCCTCAATATTCATTGTGTCACTCGTTACGCAAGACTTCCTATGTTCACCAATATCACCGATCGACAGATATCTCGCCTCTGTTACCTATATAGAAATTTGTTTCTTTTCAGATAGTCATGGTACGGAAATACGAAAGAATGAGTGGTCGACAATCCTGGAGTGAAGAGGAAATGGCCAAGGCCGTAGCAGCGGTTGTGTCTGGCAAAATGGGGTACAAACTGGCAGCCAGAACGTTTCACATACCTCGCTCAACACTCCAAAGAAGAGCTAGTAAAGTTAGATACCAGCAACCCGACGATCCAAAGCCTTTAATGGGACATTATAGACGCGTTTTCACGGAGAATCAGGAAAAGGATTTAGTCGGTTATATCAAGAGcatggaaaaatatttcatggGCGTGTCGAGGAGAGACATTAGGGAGCTCGCATTCCAGTACGCGGAAGACAATAGTCTTAATCATCCTTTCGACTGCAATACGCGGATGGCGGGCGAGGATTGGGTGAGGAACTTCCTCAAGAGAAATCCAGAGCTGCTTCACAGATCGGAAAGGGACTATGAGCCGGTGAACTTCGATCAGTTCTATCACTTCATGTGCCAATCATGATCGAGAAGTTTCAATTGATAATTTAATACCCAAGGTCATTTGCAGCCCACCCGACGGAGCCACAGTCGTATTAAAATACACTTACTGTGTACAATATACAATATAGAAATTAATTTCGACAACTCCGGTTGCACACTGCAAGTGGTTAGACTAATTACATCGTAACTTAACAAcggaattaataataaaaacgtgTAGATAATATATTCAAAGACTtataatgtgttataaatagctaattgaaatatttatattaaaagagcCTGGCTCACATGATATTTATAGATTATTGTCTGATAGAGTTTTTATTATTCATGATATTCCATTCGTTCATCTACTTAACGactatgttttaaaaaaattgagtaCTTATCGTATCCTAACATCATATGTATATGTCTTGTAAgttattatgtttatagtttatattctGTTATTTAATGGTTATCGGTCAAAGGGCTGTGATAGTGGAGAAGGTGTAAATTAGGGATCATatcaagaaaaataataaaaaatatagataatattttcctTCTTCTCGCTTTAGTCAGTTCTTAAGTCACGGTTCTCATTATTTTGctaatattactaattttatcttttaaaacaattttagtaGCATATACCGATActgatttataaattttatttacgtgTATTTGCCGTTCttgctatttttatataaaaaaatatactttgtaTGCCTTTGTACATCACAATATTTCGTCATCAATTGACTTTTTATTATTGTTCAGaaaatgtgtaattttatttataaatgaaaaataaaataaatcagtttattaaaattgttatcaaatacacatttttacaaatgtattttCTTACTTTCGTCTACAAACAGCTTTACAACCGTTCTTAATAACCTGTCGCAATTTGTCAGTAAGTTTCTTAGCAACGTTTTCATTAGTCAAGAAACtatgtcatatttttatattatttattttcatttatttcatacagACAGGTTATTAAAACGGCTGTTGGGACTCCGTAAACGATCGAGATTTTTGTCAATCAAACGAGTTTGTCAAACACTTAGATCATTTGCGGCTTTGTTTGAAGAATTTGTCAAACATATCTTAATGAAAAAGTCAAGTTTGATACAGTTGTTTGACAAGCAAGTTTGTCAGAATGTTTGATCAACACTCGCCTTTATAGGAGTCCAAAGTAACTTAGGACTGTAGTAAATTCTAACTAGTATTTATGTAAGATCGGCTAACGTTAAAATGAACCTCCACCATATACGATTGTACGCCCACATTCAAAGCACCTACTCGTAATTATAAATctttgaatcatcatcatatcagccgatggacttccaaacatcacgatatgagccacctgcatccagcgaatccctgcgactcgcttgatgttgttagttcacctggtggggggtcggccaacactgcgctttctagtgcggggtcgccattccagcactttggggccccaacgtccatcggctcttcgaactatctaATCTTTCAAATCTTTCAAAAATTCTAACAAATCTTTGAAAGtgggtatattatttattgttagtgCACTTTGTATGTGAACGTAGCTGTCTATTCACCAATTTTAATGTGTTAGTGACTGACAGATGCCAGTACATTACATTGCGAGTTCCAGAACTAAAAACAAATgcatactaataaaatattattttgatgattgattgaaaatatttttacaaaatttaacctGGTTAGTGAATGGAGtttaatatcatataatatcTGCGAGCAAATTATAGTTTTGTCGAACTTATGTATTACTCTTAAAGGGGCTTTGCCATTTTTCCATCCATCTAAATGGATTGCACAAGACACCTACATATATACTAAACTCGACGTGAtatgtttataaacaaacaaattagaaatgaaggtaaaatatgtcatttcatacctaattaatattaaattatgtattgttttttttttacaaaatgtcatgatataactatatctaattgttctaaacttattaatcaaatgTTTTCACAAATTCAGGAACAAttgcattaaaattattattatttattgagatTTTAATCGAAATCGAATTGACAAgcgatttattaatttttaatttgttggttGATGAACATTGCATATCGAATTTGGTtctagaataataaatatatatatattcttctCTATCAAGAAAAAGTAAACTAAGAATTTGTGATAATGGTGAATGGTGATAGTAGTGGGAATGTTATGGTAAATTGTTTTGTAAGTTTATAATTGAAATTCTAAAGAGATGTAAGTGgtatttttctaatttaaattaattaaacttattgTACCTTTGAACTTACCTACAAAGTTGTTACCTGATATAAGTTTTGATCTCTAGaaactagttttaataaatacctaaaaaaTATTGGTTGTATGAGATGGTTAGATTTAACTGTCTtatgttgaaaaaaataatacaaattgtcGAATGCCAAACTAAACGTTATTATttgagatattttatatttaatttatatgtttaagtacttaataagtttaatttaataaaaaggtaTGAAAAATGTGATATTGGATTTTAATTTACGATGCTGATGCTGTGATTTGTCTGAGTAACTAGCACTGGAGAAACTCTAGACTATCTACCATGGGTTCTAAATCTTCGTCTCATTCAAAGGAAATCACGTAAGAATAGGTACAGAGCAATAGTATGGAagggcagtggcgtagcgtgccttgaatCAAATTTAGTTGGGGGGGGGGAGCaatatgaagggtaaagatttcttaaaacAGGAAGATGTTTGAAGAACCTATGAATATACGGGAAttcataggttttttttttattctttacaagttagtccttgactacaatctcacctgatggtaaatgatgat
Proteins encoded:
- the LOC112054894 gene encoding uncharacterized protein LOC112054894 isoform X1, with protein sequence MRRAVANTIVMVRKYERMSGRQSWSEEEMAKAVAAVVSGKMGYKLAARTFHIPRSTLQRRASKVRYQQPDDPKPLMGHYRRVFTENQEKDLVGYIKSMEKYFMGVSRRDIRELAFQYAEDNSLNHPFDCNTRMAGEDWVRNFLKRNPELLHRSERDYEPVNFDQFYHFMCQS
- the LOC112054894 gene encoding uncharacterized protein LOC112054894 isoform X2, which translates into the protein MVRKYERMSGRQSWSEEEMAKAVAAVVSGKMGYKLAARTFHIPRSTLQRRASKVRYQQPDDPKPLMGHYRRVFTENQEKDLVGYIKSMEKYFMGVSRRDIRELAFQYAEDNSLNHPFDCNTRMAGEDWVRNFLKRNPELLHRSERDYEPVNFDQFYHFMCQS